In the Mastacembelus armatus chromosome 2, fMasArm1.2, whole genome shotgun sequence genome, one interval contains:
- the LOC113127204 gene encoding trace amine-associated receptor 13c-like codes for MDDTGGTPLCFPNLNTSCRRLLRPYSETALLYTLLTSVSLLTVLLNSFVIFSISHFRQLHTPTNTLLQSLAVTDLGMGLLVMPVEGLRYTETCWLLGKILCALAPYVFYCLSSSSLGHMVLISIDRYLTICDPLLHSSRVTLTNVKICICLCWACSFTYNGLILMDHLGHPDRFSSCTGECVVVVNSIAGSVDLFMTFVGPCTVMVVLYIKVFVVALSQARVIQSQVAATDARAAPTAKKSQRKAARTLGILIAVFLICYCPYYYPVLAGIDTSTSLSYYAILLWIMMLNSCLNPLIYALFYPWFRKAIKLIFTLKILQDHSREVKIM; via the coding sequence ATGGACGACACAGGGGGGACCCCGCTCTGCTTCCCCAAcctcaacacctcctgcaggcGTCTGCTTCGACCATACTCTGAGACTGCTCTGCTCTACACCCTGCtcacatctgtctctctgctcactgtgtTACTCAATTCGTTCGttattttctccatctctcactTTCGGCAGCTCCACACCCCGACCAACACCCTGCTCCAGTCTCTGGCTGTGACTGACTTGGGCATGGGGTTGCTGGTAATGCCAGTCGAAGGCCTGCGCTACACTGAGACATGCTGGCTGCTGGGGAAGATTTTGTGTGCTCTGGCTCCTTATGTTTTTTACTGTCTGAGCTCTAGTTCTTTGGGTCACATGGTGCTTATATCCATAGACCGTTACCTGACCATCTGTGACCCACTACTCCACTCCTCTCGGGTCACCCTGACTAATGTTAAAATCTGTATCTGTCTCTGTTGGGCCTGTTCATTTACCTACAATGGGTTGATTTTAATGGACCACTTAGGGCACCCAGACAGATTCAGCTCCTGTACAGGGGAGTGTGTGGTGGTTGTCAACTCTATAGCAGGAAGTGTTGACCTGTTTATGACTTTTGTTGGACCCTGTACTGTCATGGTTGTGCTGTATATCAAGGTGTTTGTGGTTGCCCTTTCTCAGGCACGTGTAATTCAGTCACAGGTTGCTGCTACTGATGCCAGAGCGGCTCCGACTGCTAAAAAATCACAGAGGAAGGCAGCCAGGACTCTGGGGATTCTGatagctgtgtttttaatttgttacTGTCCATATTACTATCCTGTTCTTGCAGGTATAGACACCTCTACGAGCTTGTCCTATTATGCCATATTGCTTTGGATCATGATGCTGAATTCTTGTTTAAACCCTCTGATTTATGCTCtgttctacccctggtttagaaaagctATCAAACTCATCTTCACACTCAAAATACTGCAGGATCACTCCAGAGAGGTCAAGATCATGTAA
- the LOC113127201 gene encoding N-chimaerin isoform X1: MALNVFDHDEYRPPVWKSYLYQLQQEAPHPRRLTCTCEVDNRPKYYGREYHGMISREEADQLLSQAEGSYLIRESQRQPGTYTLALRFGNQTRNFRLYHDGKHFVGEKRFESIHDLVTDGLITLYIETKAAEYIAKMTINPIYEHVGYTTLNQEPTLKKHLTHSPEAPDGPAPAKDDCNAEERLTSLVRRATLRESDLAPKYEKVHNFKVHTFRGPHWCEYCANFMWGLIAQGVKCADCGLNVHKQCSKVVPNDCQPDLRHVKKVYSCDLTTLVKAHNTKRPMVVDMCIQEIEARGLQSEGLYRISGFSELIEDVKMAFDRDGEKADISSNAYEDINIITGALKLYFRELPIPLITYDAYPRFIETGKITDPDKRLESLHEALKLLPPAHCESLRYLMAHLKRVTEYEKDNLMSSENLGIVFGPTLMRAPELDAMTALNDIRYQRLVVETLITNEDVLF, from the exons ATGGCCCTAAATGTCTTTG ATCATGATGAATACAGGCCACCAGTGTGGAAGTCCTATT TGTACCAGCTCCAACAGGAGGCACCCCACCCACGCAGACTCACCTGCACGTGTGAG GTGGACAACCGGCCTAAATACTATGGGAGAGA GTATCATGGGATGATCTCAAGGGAAGAGGCTGACCAGTTATTGAGTCAGGCTGAAGGCAGCTACCTCATCAGGGAGAGTCAGAGACAGCCGGGCACATACACCCTTGCTCTGAG GTTTGGGAACCAGACAAGAAACTTTCGTCTCTACCATGATGGAAAGCACTTTGTTGGAGAGAAGAGGTTTGAATCCATCCACGACCTGGTCACAGATGGCCTCATCACACTCTACATCGAAACAAAG GCGGCGGAGTACATTGCTAAGATGACTATAAACCCTATTTATGAACATGTGGGCTACACCACCCTGAACCAAGAGCCCACCCTAAAGAAACACCTAACACACAGCCCAGAGGCCCCAGATGGACCTGCTCCAGCCAAAGATGACTGCAACGCTGAGGAGAGG CTGACATCGCTGGTGCGGCGGGCCACCCTGAGGGAGAGCGACTTGGCACCCAAGTATGAGAAGGTCCACAACTTCAAG GTTCATACATTCAGGGGCCCCCATTGGTGTGAATACTGTGCCAACTTCATGTGGGGTCTCATCGCTCAGGGAGTCAAGTGTGCAG actgTGGGTTGAACGTCCACAAACAGTGCTCCAAAGTCGTGCCAAACGACTGCCAGCCAGACCTGCGGCACGTCAAGAAGGTGTACAGCTGCGACCTGACCACTCTGGTCAAAGCCCACAACACCAAGAGACCCATGGTGGTCGACATGTGCATACAGGAGATCGAGGCTAGAG GTCTTCAGTCAGAAGGATTGTACAGAATATCAGGCTTCAGTGAGCTGATTGAGGATGTCAAAATGGCCTTTGACCGAG ATGGAGAAAAGGCCGATATTTCCTCAAACGCTTACGAGGACATAAACATCATCACTGGAGCCCTCAAACTGTACTTCAGAGAGCTGCCGATTCCCCTCATCACATACGATGCCTACCCACGTTTCATAGAAACCGGAA AGATCACAGATCCAGACAAACGACTGGAGTCTCTCCATGAGGCCTTGAAGCTGCTACCACCAGCTCACTGCGAGTCGCTACGATACCTCATGGCTCACCTTAAGAG GGTGACTGAGTATGAGAAGGACAACCTCATGTCCAGCGAGAACCTGGGCATCGTCTTCGGCCCAACGCTGATGAGGGCCCCGGAGCTGGACGCCATGACAGCGCTCAATGACATCAGATACCAGAGACTGGTGGTGGAAACTCTCATTACCAATGAAGATGTGTTGTTTTGA
- the LOC113127201 gene encoding N-chimaerin isoform X2 encodes MPSKDSYIVKRGKKQSRRRAEKEAGQKGSVFTAALGLNVTPSKPTSPASTFWQPIRSFALSQLTSLVRRATLRESDLAPKYEKVHNFKVHTFRGPHWCEYCANFMWGLIAQGVKCADCGLNVHKQCSKVVPNDCQPDLRHVKKVYSCDLTTLVKAHNTKRPMVVDMCIQEIEARGLQSEGLYRISGFSELIEDVKMAFDRDGEKADISSNAYEDINIITGALKLYFRELPIPLITYDAYPRFIETGKITDPDKRLESLHEALKLLPPAHCESLRYLMAHLKRVTEYEKDNLMSSENLGIVFGPTLMRAPELDAMTALNDIRYQRLVVETLITNEDVLF; translated from the exons ATGCCGAGCAAAGACTCATACATCGTCAAAAGAGGTAAAAAGCAATCACGCAGACGAGCTGAGAAGGAAGCTGGTCAGAAAGGCTCTGTGTTTACTGCCGCTCTTGGTTTAAATGTCA CCCCTTCCAAACCCACTTCCCCTGCTTCCACCTTCTGGCAACCAATCAGATCTTTTGCCCTCTCGCAGCTGACATCGCTGGTGCGGCGGGCCACCCTGAGGGAGAGCGACTTGGCACCCAAGTATGAGAAGGTCCACAACTTCAAG GTTCATACATTCAGGGGCCCCCATTGGTGTGAATACTGTGCCAACTTCATGTGGGGTCTCATCGCTCAGGGAGTCAAGTGTGCAG actgTGGGTTGAACGTCCACAAACAGTGCTCCAAAGTCGTGCCAAACGACTGCCAGCCAGACCTGCGGCACGTCAAGAAGGTGTACAGCTGCGACCTGACCACTCTGGTCAAAGCCCACAACACCAAGAGACCCATGGTGGTCGACATGTGCATACAGGAGATCGAGGCTAGAG GTCTTCAGTCAGAAGGATTGTACAGAATATCAGGCTTCAGTGAGCTGATTGAGGATGTCAAAATGGCCTTTGACCGAG ATGGAGAAAAGGCCGATATTTCCTCAAACGCTTACGAGGACATAAACATCATCACTGGAGCCCTCAAACTGTACTTCAGAGAGCTGCCGATTCCCCTCATCACATACGATGCCTACCCACGTTTCATAGAAACCGGAA AGATCACAGATCCAGACAAACGACTGGAGTCTCTCCATGAGGCCTTGAAGCTGCTACCACCAGCTCACTGCGAGTCGCTACGATACCTCATGGCTCACCTTAAGAG GGTGACTGAGTATGAGAAGGACAACCTCATGTCCAGCGAGAACCTGGGCATCGTCTTCGGCCCAACGCTGATGAGGGCCCCGGAGCTGGACGCCATGACAGCGCTCAATGACATCAGATACCAGAGACTGGTGGTGGAAACTCTCATTACCAATGAAGATGTGTTGTTTTGA